The following proteins are encoded in a genomic region of Streptococcus gwangjuense:
- the gyrB gene encoding DNA topoisomerase (ATP-hydrolyzing) subunit B, translated as MTEEIKNLQAQDYDASQIQVLEGLEAVRMRPGMYIGSTSKEGLHHLVWEIVDNSIDEALAGFASHIQVFIEPDDSITVVDDGRGIPVDIQEKTGRPAVETVFTVLHAGGKFGGGGYKVSGGLHGVGSSVVNALSTQLDVHVHKNGKIHYQEYRRGHVVADLEVVGDTDKTGTTVHFTPDPEIFTETTTFDFDKLNKRIQELAFLNRGLQISITDKREGLEQTKHYHYEGGIASYVEYINENKDVIFDTPIYTDGEMEDITVEVAMQYTTGYHENVMSFANNIHTHEGGTHEQGFRTALTRVINDYARKNKLLKDNEDNLTGEDVREGLTAVISVKHPNPQFEGQTKTKLGNSEVVKITNRLFSDAFSDFLMENPQIAKRIVEKGILAAKARVAAKRAREVTRKKSGLEISNLPGKLADCSSNNPAETELFIVEGDSAGGSAKSGRNREFQAILPIRGKILNVEKASMDKILANEEIRSLFTAMGTGFGAEFDVSKARYQKLVLMTDADVDGAHIRTLLLTLIYRYMKPILEAGYVYIAQPPIYGVKVGSEIKEYIQPGADQEIKLQEALARHSEGRAKPTIQRYKGLGEMDDHQLWETTMDPEHRLMARVSVDDAAEADKIFDMLMGDRVEPRREFIEENAVYSTLDV; from the coding sequence TTCAAGTCTTTATTGAGCCCGATGATTCGATTACAGTTGTTGATGATGGGCGTGGTATCCCAGTCGATATTCAGGAAAAAACAGGTCGACCTGCCGTTGAGACTGTCTTTACTGTTCTTCACGCTGGAGGAAAGTTTGGCGGTGGCGGATATAAGGTCTCAGGTGGTCTTCACGGAGTGGGGTCCTCAGTTGTTAACGCCCTTTCAACTCAATTAGACGTTCATGTCCACAAAAATGGTAAGATTCATTACCAAGAATATCGTCGTGGTCATGTTGTCGCAGATCTTGAAGTAGTTGGAGATACGGATAAAACGGGAACAACAGTTCACTTTACACCGGATCCAGAAATTTTCACTGAAACAACCACTTTTGACTTTGATAAATTAAATAAACGTATTCAAGAATTGGCCTTTCTAAATCGTGGTCTTCAAATCTCCATTACAGATAAGCGTGAGGGGTTAGAACAAACTAAGCATTACCACTATGAAGGTGGGATTGCTAGCTACGTTGAATATATCAATGAGAACAAGGATGTTATCTTTGATACACCAATCTATACTGACGGTGAGATGGAGGATATCACAGTTGAAGTAGCCATGCAGTACACAACGGGCTACCATGAAAATGTCATGAGTTTTGCCAATAATATCCACACCCATGAAGGTGGAACGCATGAACAAGGTTTCCGTACAGCCTTGACACGTGTTATCAACGATTATGCTCGTAAAAATAAGTTACTGAAAGACAATGAAGACAACCTAACAGGGGAAGATGTTCGTGAAGGATTAACTGCTGTTATCTCAGTTAAACACCCAAATCCACAGTTTGAAGGACAAACCAAGACCAAATTGGGAAATAGCGAAGTGGTCAAGATTACCAATCGCCTCTTCAGCGATGCCTTCTCTGATTTCCTCATGGAAAATCCGCAGATTGCCAAACGTATCGTGGAAAAAGGGATTTTGGCTGCGAAGGCTCGTGTGGCTGCCAAGCGTGCGCGTGAAGTTACCCGTAAAAAATCTGGTTTGGAAATTTCTAACCTTCCAGGAAAACTGGCGGACTGTTCTTCTAACAATCCTGCAGAAACAGAACTCTTCATCGTCGAAGGAGACTCAGCTGGTGGGTCAGCCAAATCTGGTCGTAACCGTGAATTTCAGGCAATCCTTCCGATTCGTGGTAAGATTTTGAACGTTGAAAAGGCAAGTATGGATAAGATTCTAGCTAACGAAGAAATTCGTAGTCTTTTTACAGCGATGGGAACAGGATTCGGGGCAGAATTTGATGTTTCAAAAGCCCGTTACCAAAAACTCGTTTTGATGACCGATGCCGATGTCGATGGTGCTCACATTCGTACCCTTCTTTTAACCTTGATTTATCGTTATATGAAACCAATACTAGAAGCTGGTTATGTTTATATTGCCCAACCTCCAATCTATGGTGTCAAGGTTGGAAGCGAGATTAAAGAATATATCCAGCCAGGAGCGGATCAAGAAATTAAACTCCAAGAAGCCTTGGCCCGCCATAGTGAAGGACGTGCCAAACCAACCATTCAGCGTTATAAAGGTTTGGGTGAAATGGATGATCACCAGTTGTGGGAAACAACCATGGATCCCGAACATCGCTTAATGGCAAGAGTTTCTGTGGACGATGCTGCAGAAGCAGATAAAATCTTTGATATGTTGATGGGGGATCGAGTAGAGCCTCGTCGTGAATTTATCGAAGAAAATGCCGTCTATAGTACACTTGATGTCTAA
- the ezrA gene encoding septation ring formation regulator EzrA → MSGSLVVYLIIAIAIILLISYAIAIYVRKRNESKLAILEEKKEELYNLPVNDEVEAVKNMHLIGQSQVTFREWNQKWVDLSLNSFADIENNLFEAEGYNNSFRFFKASHQIDQIESQITLIEEDIAAIRNALADLEKQESKNSGRVLHTLDLFEELQHRVADHSEEYGQGLSEIEKQLENIQSEFSQFVTLNTSGDPVEAAVILDNAENHILALSHIVDRLPAIVKTLSKELPDQLEDLEDGYRKLLDANYHFAETDIESRFQLLYEALKKNHENIAQLELDNAEYENTQVQEEINTLYDIFTREIAAQKVVEGLVATLPTYLKHMKDSNAVLVEDIQRLSNNYLLSETDVSHVHRLQAELESLEESVLELTSEQEEHSEPYSFLEDRLENLQATLKEIEDEQVAVSQRLAQIEKDDINARQKANVYVNRLHTIKRYMEKRNLPGIPQNFLQLFFTASNHTEELMAELEEARVNIEAVNRMLEITTNDMEALEEETYNIVQYATLTEQLLQYSNRYRSFDERIQEAFNESLEIFEKEFDYHASFDKISQALEVAEPGVTNRFVTSYEKTRETIRF, encoded by the coding sequence ATGTCTGGTAGTCTAGTAGTATATCTTATAATTGCAATTGCAATTATATTGCTGATTTCATATGCTATAGCAATTTATGTACGGAAACGCAATGAAAGTAAATTAGCAATTTTAGAAGAGAAAAAAGAAGAGCTGTACAATCTTCCAGTTAATGATGAAGTTGAAGCTGTAAAAAATATGCACTTGATTGGACAAAGTCAAGTGACTTTCCGTGAATGGAACCAAAAATGGGTTGACCTATCTCTTAACTCTTTTGCAGATATCGAAAATAATCTTTTTGAGGCAGAAGGCTATAACAACTCATTCCGTTTTTTCAAGGCCAGTCATCAAATAGACCAAATCGAGAGTCAAATTACCTTGATTGAAGAAGATATTGCGGCAATTCGCAATGCTTTGGCAGATTTGGAGAAACAAGAGTCTAAAAATAGTGGACGTGTTCTTCATACTTTGGACTTGTTTGAAGAGTTGCAACACCGAGTGGCTGATCATTCTGAAGAATATGGCCAAGGTTTATCTGAAATCGAAAAACAATTGGAAAATATCCAATCAGAGTTTTCTCAGTTTGTTACTTTGAACACTTCAGGTGACCCAGTAGAAGCTGCTGTGATTTTGGATAATGCTGAAAATCATATTTTGGCTTTGAGTCACATAGTAGATCGCCTGCCAGCAATTGTAAAAACATTATCTAAAGAGCTACCTGATCAATTAGAAGACTTGGAAGACGGTTACCGTAAGCTTTTAGATGCTAATTATCATTTTGCTGAAACGGATATTGAATCTCGCTTCCAATTGCTTTATGAAGCTTTGAAGAAAAACCACGAAAATATTGCACAATTAGAGTTGGATAATGCTGAGTATGAAAATACTCAAGTTCAAGAAGAAATCAATACACTCTATGATATCTTTACACGAGAAATCGCTGCTCAAAAAGTAGTAGAAGGCTTAGTTGCAACCCTTCCTACATATTTGAAACACATGAAAGATAGTAATGCTGTTTTAGTGGAAGATATTCAACGATTGAGTAACAATTACCTACTATCTGAAACAGATGTTAGTCATGTTCATAGATTACAAGCTGAGTTAGAGTCTTTGGAAGAATCTGTATTGGAATTAACTTCTGAACAAGAGGAACATTCTGAACCTTATTCATTCCTTGAAGATCGTTTGGAAAACTTACAAGCGACTTTGAAGGAAATTGAAGATGAACAAGTTGCGGTTAGTCAACGCCTTGCTCAGATTGAAAAAGATGATATCAATGCTCGCCAGAAGGCAAATGTTTATGTTAATCGTCTTCACACGATTAAGAGATATATGGAAAAACGCAATCTTCCAGGTATTCCTCAGAATTTCTTACAGTTGTTCTTTACAGCAAGTAACCATACTGAAGAGTTGATGGCTGAACTAGAAGAAGCTCGGGTCAATATCGAAGCTGTGAACCGTATGCTTGAAATTACAACCAATGATATGGAAGCACTTGAAGAAGAAACATATAATATTGTTCAATATGCAACATTGACAGAACAATTGCTACAGTATTCGAACCGTTACCGCTCATTTGATGAACGAATTCAAGAAGCTTTTAATGAATCATTAGAAATTTTTGAAAAAGAATTTGATTATCATGCTTCATTTGATAAGATTTCGCAAGCTTTGGAAGTTGCAGAACCAGGTGTAACCAACCGTTTTGTCACTTCATACGAAAAAACACGTGAGACGATTCGTTTCTAA
- the pgdA gene encoding peptidoglycan-N-acetylglucosamine deacetylase PgdA, with product MDKSRAKRVTHDKKRIGLIALVAIFSVSICVLGSMIGYKIYTKQSFEQRIETLKKEKDDQLSEGNQKDHFRKGQAEVIAYYPLQGEQVISSVKEIMTQDIKENLEDKENLVFYYTEKQDSTLKGIVNRSVMKQVYDLTSSKVEETEKTSLAKVHLTEDGKPFTLDQLFSDASKAKEKLIKELTSFLQDKKLEQEKIDQLVKGFSDQDLSAWNFDYKDSQIILYPSQSVENLDEIALPVSSFFEVIQSSYFLDKDAELYKAYYEKKNRKVVALTFDDGPNPATTNQALDTLSKYGIKATFFVLGKNVSGNEEILKRMKSDGHVIGNHSWSHPVLSKLSLDEAKKQITDTEDALTKVLGSSSKLMRPPYGAITDDIRNSLDLSFIMWDVDSLDWKSKNEASILTEIQREVKNGSIILMHDIHAETVNALPKVIDYLKGQGYDFVTIPDLLDSRLKAHQLYYDRDQ from the coding sequence ATGGATAAAAGTAGAGCAAAACGTGTTACACACGATAAAAAGAGAATCGGTTTAATAGCCCTAGTAGCTATCTTTTCAGTAAGTATTTGTGTCCTTGGTTCAATGATTGGATACAAAATATATACAAAGCAAAGTTTTGAACAAAGGATTGAAACTCTCAAAAAAGAGAAAGATGATCAATTGAGTGAGGGAAATCAGAAAGATCATTTTCGTAAGGGACAAGCCGAAGTAATTGCCTATTATCCTCTCCAAGGGGAGCAAGTGATTTCATCTGTAAAAGAAATCATGACACAGGATATTAAGGAAAATCTGGAAGACAAGGAAAATCTAGTTTTTTATTATACGGAGAAACAGGATTCGACTTTAAAAGGGATTGTTAACCGAAGTGTGATGAAACAAGTCTATGATTTAACTTCGTCAAAAGTTGAAGAGACTGAAAAAACTAGTCTGGCAAAAGTCCATTTGACAGAAGATGGTAAACCTTTTACACTTGATCAATTATTTTCAGATGCTAGTAAGGCCAAAGAGAAACTAATAAAAGAACTGACTTCTTTTTTACAGGATAAAAAATTGGAGCAAGAAAAGATCGATCAGCTTGTTAAAGGTTTCTCTGACCAAGACTTGTCTGCATGGAATTTTGATTACAAGGATAGTCAGATTATCCTTTATCCAAGTCAGTCAGTTGAAAATCTAGACGAGATTGCATTGCCAGTATCTAGTTTCTTTGAAGTTATTCAGTCCTCTTATTTTTTAGATAAGGATGCAGAGCTATATAAGGCTTATTATGAAAAGAAAAATCGTAAAGTAGTAGCCTTGACTTTTGATGATGGACCAAATCCTGCAACGACAAATCAAGCATTAGATACACTTTCTAAGTATGGTATCAAGGCAACTTTCTTTGTTTTAGGTAAGAATGTTTCTGGAAATGAAGAGATTTTGAAACGTATGAAATCGGATGGCCATGTTATTGGAAACCATAGTTGGAGTCATCCAGTGCTTTCTAAACTTTCCCTTGATGAAGCTAAAAAACAGATTACTGATACTGAAGATGCGCTAACTAAAGTGTTGGGGTCTAGCTCCAAACTTATGCGCCCCCCTTATGGGGCTATTACAGATGACATTCGCAATAGTCTCGATTTGAGCTTTATTATGTGGGATGTCGATAGTCTGGACTGGAAGAGTAAAAATGAAGCATCTATTTTGACAGAAATTCAGCGTGAAGTCAAGAATGGTTCTATTATTCTCATGCATGATATCCATGCTGAGACAGTGAATGCTTTACCAAAGGTCATTGACTATTTGAAAGGTCAAGGTTATGACTTTGTAACCATACCAGATTTGTTAGACTCTCGTCTTAAAGCTCACCAACTCTATTATGACCGTGATCAATAA
- a CDS encoding aldo/keto reductase translates to MKSYTLNNGVTIPVLGFGTWKAENGEIAYQAVLEALKAGYRHIDTAAIYKNEESVGRAIQDSGVPREKIFVTSKLWNTNHNYEQARQAFEESLEKLGLEYLDLYLIHWPNPKPLRENNHWKIRNSEVWRAMEDLYQEGKIRAIGVSNFLPHHLDALLETAKILPAVNQVRLAPGVYQEEVVDYCREKGILLEAWGPFGQGELFDSKQVQEIAENHGKSVAQIALAWSLAEGFLPLPKSVTASRIQANLDCFEIELNHEEREILKAIAVQSGAPRVDDMDF, encoded by the coding sequence ATGAAATCTTATACTTTAAATAATGGTGTTACGATTCCAGTACTGGGATTTGGAACCTGGAAAGCTGAAAATGGAGAGATTGCCTATCAAGCTGTACTAGAGGCTTTAAAGGCTGGTTATCGTCATATCGATACGGCAGCTATTTATAAAAATGAAGAAAGCGTTGGTCGTGCCATTCAAGATAGTGGCGTTCCGCGTGAGAAAATTTTTGTAACCAGCAAACTCTGGAATACAAATCACAACTATGAGCAAGCTCGTCAGGCTTTTGAAGAGTCTTTAGAGAAGCTGGGCTTGGAATATTTGGATTTGTATTTGATTCATTGGCCAAATCCAAAACCTCTCAGAGAAAATAACCACTGGAAAATCCGAAATTCAGAAGTTTGGAGGGCTATGGAAGACCTCTATCAAGAAGGCAAAATCCGTGCTATTGGAGTTAGTAATTTCCTTCCCCATCATTTGGATGCCTTGCTTGAAACAGCAAAAATTCTTCCAGCGGTCAATCAAGTTCGTTTGGCTCCAGGTGTGTATCAAGAGGAAGTTGTAGATTATTGTCGAGAAAAAGGAATTTTATTGGAAGCTTGGGGACCTTTTGGTCAGGGAGAACTGTTTGATAGCAAGCAAGTGCAAGAAATAGCTGAAAATCACGGAAAGTCTGTTGCTCAGATAGCCTTGGCATGGAGCTTAGCAGAAGGATTTTTACCGCTTCCAAAATCTGTCACAGCGTCTCGTATTCAGGCTAATCTTGATTGTTTTGAAATTGAACTGAATCATGAGGAACGTGAAATCTTAAAAGCGATTGCTGTTCAGTCTGGTGCTCCACGAGTTGATGATATGGATTTCTAG
- a CDS encoding GFA family protein — protein MLKGSCLCKAVTYTLDEELSELVFCHCSFCRKATASAYTVNAKVSSEKLVLHGKEKLVSYSSSPGKQRYYCQNCHSQIFTVQENIPEVCALKLGTIDECDQNLQTVPKRHIFQDPAFSWLLDK, from the coding sequence ATGCTTAAAGGATCTTGTTTATGTAAAGCAGTGACCTACACTCTAGATGAGGAATTATCGGAATTAGTTTTTTGTCATTGCTCATTTTGTAGGAAAGCAACTGCGTCTGCCTATACAGTTAATGCTAAAGTTAGCAGTGAAAAGCTAGTATTGCATGGAAAAGAAAAGCTTGTTTCCTATAGTTCTTCTCCAGGAAAACAGCGTTATTACTGCCAGAACTGTCATAGTCAAATTTTCACTGTTCAAGAAAATATACCAGAAGTCTGTGCTTTGAAATTAGGTACAATAGATGAATGCGATCAGAATTTACAAACTGTTCCTAAACGTCATATTTTTCAGGACCCAGCCTTTTCTTGGTTACTTGATAAATAA
- the glyQ gene encoding glycine--tRNA ligase subunit alpha, producing the protein MSKKLTFQEIILTLQQFWNDQGCMLMQAYDNEKGAGTMSPYTFLRAIGPEPWNAAYVEPSRRPADGRYGENPNRLYQHHQFQVVMKPSPSNIQELYLESLEKLGINPLEHDIRFVEDNWENPSTGSAGLGWEVWLDGMEITQFTYFQQVGGLATGPVTAEVTYGLERLASYIQEVDSVYDIEWADGVKYGEIFIQPEYEHSKYSFEISDQEMLLENFDKFEKEAGRALEEGLVHPAYDYVLKCSHTFNLLDARGAVSVTERAGYIARIRNLARVVAKTFVAERKRLGYPLLDEATRAKLLAEDAE; encoded by the coding sequence ATGTCTAAGAAATTAACATTTCAAGAAATTATTTTGACTTTGCAACAATTTTGGAATGACCAAGGTTGTATGCTTATGCAGGCTTATGACAACGAAAAAGGTGCGGGAACAATGAGTCCTTACACTTTCCTTCGTGCTATCGGACCTGAGCCATGGAATGCAGCGTATGTAGAGCCATCACGTCGTCCTGCTGACGGTCGTTACGGAGAAAATCCTAACCGTCTTTACCAACATCACCAATTCCAGGTGGTCATGAAGCCATCTCCATCAAATATCCAAGAACTGTACCTTGAGTCTCTGGAAAAATTGGGAATTAATCCTTTGGAACATGATATTCGTTTCGTTGAGGACAACTGGGAAAATCCATCAACTGGTTCAGCTGGTCTTGGTTGGGAAGTTTGGCTTGATGGGATGGAAATTACTCAGTTCACTTATTTCCAACAAGTCGGTGGATTGGCAACTGGCCCTGTGACTGCGGAAGTTACCTATGGTTTGGAGCGTTTGGCTTCTTACATTCAAGAAGTAGACTCTGTCTATGATATCGAATGGGCTGATGGTGTAAAATACGGAGAAATCTTCATCCAGCCTGAGTACGAACACTCAAAATATTCATTTGAAATTTCGGATCAAGAAATGTTGCTGGAAAACTTTGATAAGTTTGAAAAAGAAGCTGGTCGTGCCTTGGAAGAAGGTTTGGTTCACCCTGCCTATGACTATGTTCTCAAATGTTCACATACCTTTAACCTACTTGATGCGCGTGGTGCGGTATCTGTAACAGAGCGTGCAGGCTATATCGCTCGTATCCGTAACTTGGCCCGTGTCGTAGCCAAAACCTTTGTCGCAGAACGCAAACGTCTAGGCTACCCACTTTTAGATGAAGCAACACGAGCTAAACTCTTAGCAGAAGACGCAGAATAA